The Montipora capricornis isolate CH-2021 chromosome 3, ASM3666992v2, whole genome shotgun sequence genome window below encodes:
- the LOC138041389 gene encoding uncharacterized protein, protein MAADNCKVLIAVIFLTAAGSLALGASVGGPKGTLEVLIYHVIPQKVSNATQQIKTMYQLINSSSFIQVAIVMLPNLTMQSCSSNQKLEDNLAIAYKKLFEFKSPLYMTFSYEQNQTGSQHALLTQVLKDTSYYINGSTFTLQRMMRKRHFAVPTVQTERSEADLDKFCREYLQALVDNNLASLVVTNDAVKIFRNYLILYTFQSVNEQVAHCISLL, encoded by the exons atggcagCAGACAATTGCAAGGTGTTGATCGCTGTCATATTCCTTACAGCAGCGGGTTCATTGGCTCTTGGTGCCTCAGTTGGAGGACCAAAGGGTACGCTTGAAGTTCTTATATATCATGTGATTCCCCAAAAAGTCAGCAATGCCACCCAACAG ATAAAAACCATGTACCAGTTGATAAACTCAAGCAGTTTCATCCAGGTTGCGATTGTGATGTTGCCAAACTTGACTATGCAAAGCTGCTCCTCGAATCAG aAATTGGAAGACAACCTAGCTATTGCGTACAAGAAGCTATTTGAATTTAAAAGTCCGCTGTACATGACATTTTCTTATGAGCAAAACCAAACCGGATCTCAACACGCGCTGCTGACTCAGGTTCTGAAAGACACAAGTTACTATATCAATGGTTCAACGTTTACCCTGCAGCGTATG atGAGGAAGAGACATTTTGCTGTCCCTACTGTGCAGACTGAAAGGTCTGAAGCTGACCTGGATAAATTCTGCCGTGAATATCTTCAAGCTCTTGTCGACAATAATTTAGCG AGTCTTGTTGTCACCAACGATGCCGTGAAGATTTTTCGAAACTATCTCATTCTCTACACATTTCAATCTGTCAACGAGCAAGTGGCTCACTGTATTTCTCTTCTTTGA
- the LOC138041390 gene encoding uncharacterized protein, with product MAADNCKVLIAVIFLTATSLLALGASVGGPKSTLEVLIYHVIPQKVSNATQQMKTIYPLITSSSFIQVAIVMLPNLNMQSCSSNQKLEDNLAIAYKKLFEFKSPLYMTFSYEQNQTGSQHALLTQVLKDTSYYINGSTFTLQRMMRKRHFAVPTVQTGMSEADLDKFCREYLQALVDNNLASLVITNDAVKIFRNYLILYTFQSVNEQVAHCVSLL from the exons atggcagCAGACAATTGCAAGGTGTTGATCGCTGTCATATTCCTTACAGCAACGAGTTTATTGGCTCTTGGTGCCTCAGTTGGAGGACCAAAGAGTACGCTTGAAGTTCTCATATATCATGTGATTCCCCAGAAAGTCAGCAATGCCACCCAACAG ATGAAAACCATCTACCCTTTGATAACCTCAAGCAGTTTCATCCAGGTTGCGATTGTGATGTTGCCAAACTTGAATATGCAAAGCTGCTCCTCGAATCAA AAATTGGAAGACAACCTAGCTATTGCGTACAAGAAGCTATTTGAATTTAAAAGTCCGCTGTACATGACATTTTCTTATGAGCAAAACCAAACCGGATCTCAACACGCGCTGCTGACTCAGGTTCTGAAAGACACAAGTTACTATATCAATGGTTCAACGTTTACCCTGCAGCGTATG ATGAGGAAGAGACATTTTGCTGTCCCTACTGTGCAGACTGGAATGTCTGAAGCTGACCTGGATAAATTCTGCCGTGAATATCTTCAAGCTCTTGTCGACAATAATTTAGCG AGTCTTGTTATCACCAACGATGCAGTGAAGATTTTTCGCAACTATCTAATTCTCTACACATTTCAATCTGTCAACGAGCAAGTGGCTCACTGTGTTTCTCTTCTTTGA